Proteins from a single region of Punica granatum isolate Tunisia-2019 chromosome 8, ASM765513v2, whole genome shotgun sequence:
- the LOC116188664 gene encoding multiple organellar RNA editing factor 2, chloroplastic-like, which translates to MAQSLARAFAVVSLRRPVTLSSLLSKRLLSSTSRPSITAPPPLPNLPFHRRSLAPLPLAAVAAASHAAGARTTTIRCRASRSGSNSAYSPLNSSSNFSDRPPNEMQPLFAGCDYEHWLIVMDKPGGEGASKQEMIDAYIQTAAKVVGGVEEAKQKIYNVSCERYFGFGIQVDEETSNQFEGIPGVLFVLPDSYVDPEYQDYGAELFVNGEIVQRPPDRQARVTPPPQRANDRPRYNDRTRYVRRRENMR; encoded by the exons ATGGCTCAATCCCTAGCCCGAGCTTTCGCCGTCGTGTCCCTCCGCCGTCCAGTCACCCTCTCCTCCCTCCTCTCCAAGCGCCTACTCTCCTCCACCTCACGCCCCTCGATCACTGCGCCGCCTCCTCTTCCCAACCTCCCCTTCCACCGCCGCTCTCTTGCCCCGCTCCCTCTCGCCGCCGTGGCTGCTGCCTCCCACGCCGCAGGGGCCCGTACGACCACCATCCGATGCCGTGCCAGCCGATCCGGGTCAAACTCCGCCTACTCTCCTCTCAACTCCAGCTCCAACTTCAGCGACCGCCCTCCCAACGAGATGCAGCCTCTGTTCGCCGGCTGCGACTACGAGCACTGGCTCATCGTCATGGATAAGCCTGGTGGTGAGGGAGCTTCAAAGCAGGAGATGATCGATGCTTACATTCAAACCGCTGCTAAAGTCGTCGGGGG TGTGGAAGAAGCAAAGCAGAAGATTTACAACGTTTCTTGCGAGAGGTACTTCGGGTTCGGGATTCAGGTTGACGAGGAGACGTCGAACCAGTTCGAAG GAATACCAGGCGTGCTGTTTGTGCTACCAGATTCCTATGTGGATCCTGAATACCAAGACTATGGAG CTGAGCTCTTCGTGAATGGGGAGATTGTCCAAAGGCCCCCTGACAGGCAAGCGAGAGTAACACCTCCACCTCAACGAGCCAATGACAGGCCGAGATATAATGACAGGACCCGATATGTCCGTCGCAGGGAGAACATGAGGTGA